The following coding sequences lie in one Thermosulfuriphilus ammonigenes genomic window:
- a CDS encoding ABC transporter substrate-binding protein, protein MIASMRYLLPALLVLLLTAGSIQAQGSEITDDRGKIIRLMAPPQRIISLYGAMTEIVFALGAGDRVVGVTAHESWPPEVRTLPRVGTHLNPNLEIILSLRPDLVLQGSVARGGQRAVAELEARGIPVAVFNPQSVPQVLETIVRVGILVGKEDVARRLTTQMNQRLQRLEATLRGIRSRPRVFFEVSYPTLLAAGKRHLVDDLITRAGGENVIKAPRKFLRVDIELLLALDPDVYIVQRGPMNRRPGQISQRPYFSRLRAIRDGRVYIVDEFLFSRPGPRVIEALEELARILHPECFTENP, encoded by the coding sequence ATGATCGCCTCAATGAGGTATCTGCTCCCCGCCTTGCTGGTTCTCCTTCTTACGGCCGGAAGCATCCAGGCCCAGGGAAGTGAGATTACCGACGACCGGGGGAAGATCATCCGCCTTATGGCCCCCCCTCAGAGGATAATCTCTCTCTACGGGGCCATGACCGAAATCGTCTTTGCCCTGGGAGCCGGAGACAGAGTGGTTGGAGTCACCGCCCACGAGAGCTGGCCACCCGAAGTCCGAACCCTTCCCCGGGTGGGCACCCACCTTAATCCCAACTTAGAGATTATCCTTTCTCTGCGGCCGGATCTTGTCCTCCAGGGTTCGGTAGCCCGGGGAGGCCAGCGGGCCGTTGCCGAGCTTGAGGCCCGTGGCATCCCCGTAGCCGTCTTCAACCCCCAAAGCGTCCCCCAGGTCTTGGAGACCATCGTCAGGGTGGGCATTCTTGTGGGGAAGGAAGATGTGGCTCGCAGGCTCACCACCCAGATGAACCAGCGTCTCCAGAGGCTGGAGGCCACCTTGAGGGGGATAAGATCTCGCCCTCGGGTCTTTTTTGAGGTCTCCTACCCAACCCTCCTGGCCGCCGGCAAAAGGCACCTGGTGGATGACCTTATCACCCGGGCTGGAGGGGAAAATGTCATCAAGGCCCCCCGGAAGTTTCTACGGGTGGACATAGAACTTCTTCTGGCCCTTGATCCCGATGTCTATATCGTCCAGAGGGGGCCCATGAATCGCCGCCCCGGTCAGATAAGCCAACGGCCCTACTTCTCTCGGCTTCGGGCGATAAGAGATGGCCGGGTGTATATTGTAGATGAATTCCTCTTCTC